A window from Leptothermofonsia sichuanensis E412 encodes these proteins:
- the psbZ gene encoding photosystem II reaction center protein PsbZ, which yields MTIVFQLVLAFFVILSFILVVAVPVALASPQNWDQSKRLILSTSGVWAGLVIVLGVLNFLVA from the coding sequence ATGACTATTGTGTTCCAGCTAGTTCTGGCTTTTTTTGTCATCCTATCCTTTATCCTGGTGGTTGCTGTTCCAGTTGCCCTGGCATCCCCGCAAAATTGGGATCAATCTAAACGGCTGATTCTATCGACTTCTGGCGTTTGGGCAGGGCTTGTGATTGTGCTAGGTGTGCTAAATTTCCTGGTCGCTTAG
- the ribH gene encoding 6,7-dimethyl-8-ribityllumazine synthase, whose protein sequence is MSGWWGIFIQAIMAVFEGTFTQADQFRFAIVIGRFNDLVTGKLLEGCQDCLKRHGIDVNPEGTQVDYAWVPGSFEVPLVARQLALTNRYDAIICLGAVIRGQTPHFDYVAAEVSKGIAAAGFQTGVPVIFGILTTDTMQQALERAGIKSNLGWNYAMSALEMASLMRQVKNLSGADNYGNNLSGTTTPTLPASLRSAATSEPSAE, encoded by the coding sequence TTGAGCGGATGGTGGGGAATTTTTATTCAGGCAATAATGGCAGTTTTTGAAGGAACGTTCACTCAAGCAGACCAATTTCGGTTTGCGATCGTCATTGGTCGGTTTAATGACCTGGTCACAGGCAAGCTTCTGGAAGGGTGTCAGGATTGCTTGAAGCGCCACGGGATTGATGTTAATCCTGAAGGTACCCAGGTTGACTATGCCTGGGTACCTGGTAGCTTTGAAGTGCCACTGGTTGCCCGGCAACTCGCCCTGACGAACCGATACGATGCCATCATCTGCTTGGGGGCAGTAATTCGGGGTCAAACTCCCCATTTTGACTATGTGGCGGCAGAAGTGTCGAAGGGTATTGCAGCGGCGGGTTTCCAGACCGGGGTGCCGGTCATTTTTGGCATTTTGACCACGGATACCATGCAGCAGGCATTGGAGCGGGCTGGTATCAAGAGTAATCTGGGTTGGAATTACGCTATGAGTGCGCTGGAAATGGCGAGTCTGATGCGTCAAGTTAAGAATTTGAGTGGGGCAGACAATTACGGAAACAATTTGAGTGGAACCACCACACCCACCCTGCCTGCATCCCTAAGAAGTGCTGCCACCTCTGAGCCATCTGCTGAATAG
- a CDS encoding choice-of-anchor I family protein: MAITLTSLGTYASPTTGSEISAFDPLTQRTFIVSGTQFLDILDTSNPANPRLFRSLDTSAIGTANSVAINNGVVAVALENANKQAPGSVAFYDVDGNLLNTVTVGALPDMLTFTPDGTKVLVANEGEPNSYNRPDSVDPEGSVSIIDLSNGVFQATVRTADFRAFNNRKEELIAQGIRIFGLNATVAQDLEPEYITVSSDSRTAWITLQENNAIAILDIPTATITDLKALGFKNHNQPTVLGLETYEFTNVPTLGTTPAGQSIPLGGFSGLHFEGYADNGNLKFITHTDRGPNGEPAGINRPFLLPDFVPELVRFELNRTTGQITITERIQLQSAPGVFLSGLPNTALSSNTNQPYNDEVPVDLSGNVLRRDPLGADLEGIVVAPDGSFWMVDEYRPAIYQFDAQGVLIERFVPIGTAAAAGEPAGTFGTEVLPAVLAQRRQNRGFEAVAYQDGKVYAFVQSPIRNPDTLSNAVLNGLQNIRIVEFDPVTRATRQFLYIMDNPPAVSATDTRADKIGDAVAIGNGEFLVVERDDDAIDSDPLAQIQKKVYRFSLQGATDISTLPNLINGKSVDQMTRAELAAAGVTPILKTLHVDLATAGYNTVEKVEGLTLIDRNTIAVLNDNDFTVAGITIDPTTGTFTPDPDPEKSVLGLITLQNNGLDASDRDGPNNTGRINIQPWPVFGMYQPDAIASFTINGQTYLITANEGDARDYTGFSEEIRVGSNNYRLDPAAFPNGSALKNNAALGRLTVTTTLGDRDGDSDFDQIYAFGARSFSIWTSQGNLVYDSGDRLEQLTAALVPAQFNSDGTPASFDTRSDNKGPEPEGVAVGVIDGRTYAFIGLERTGGVMVFDVSNPTSPTFVQYALTPGDIAPEGLTFVSSENSPTGQPLLIVNNEVSKTTTFYGITTQSGQGFKPVITGTDRNDVLRGGTAGEIFYGLAGNDIILAGAGNNNLYGGDGNDLLQSGSGNDIVNGGNGNDVIEAGDGNNLIYGGAGNDIIRTGSGNDVIYGGDGNDTIFAGDGNNLILGGNGNDTIYTGSGNNSIDAGTGNDIIWLGSGNNTVVLAQGNGTDTLFNFRLNRTTLVLKGGLSVSDLSIRRFLGGTLIRVTATGEDLAYLAGVRIDDISQINFTRI; the protein is encoded by the coding sequence ATGGCCATCACCCTGACTTCCCTTGGAACCTATGCATCTCCAACAACAGGTTCCGAGATTTCCGCTTTTGACCCACTGACACAACGCACGTTTATTGTCTCCGGTACTCAGTTTCTGGATATTTTGGATACCAGTAATCCAGCCAATCCCCGGTTGTTTCGATCGCTGGATACCTCTGCCATTGGTACGGCCAATAGCGTTGCCATCAACAATGGCGTTGTGGCAGTGGCGCTGGAAAATGCCAACAAGCAGGCTCCCGGCAGTGTTGCCTTCTACGATGTGGATGGCAACCTGTTGAATACGGTAACGGTCGGTGCTCTGCCAGATATGCTGACCTTTACACCGGATGGCACTAAAGTGCTGGTTGCCAATGAGGGGGAACCCAACAGTTACAACCGGCCCGACTCGGTTGATCCGGAGGGTTCTGTCAGTATTATTGACCTGTCCAATGGGGTGTTTCAGGCAACGGTCAGAACGGCTGATTTCAGAGCCTTTAATAATCGGAAAGAGGAGTTGATTGCCCAGGGAATCCGAATTTTTGGTCTCAATGCCACCGTTGCCCAGGACTTAGAACCGGAATACATCACGGTTTCCAGTGATTCCCGGACGGCCTGGATTACGCTTCAGGAAAATAACGCGATCGCCATCCTCGATATTCCCACTGCCACCATCACCGATCTGAAAGCCCTGGGTTTCAAAAACCATAATCAGCCAACGGTGCTGGGACTGGAAACCTATGAGTTCACCAATGTCCCGACATTAGGCACCACCCCGGCAGGTCAATCGATTCCCCTCGGCGGCTTCTCCGGATTGCACTTTGAAGGCTATGCAGACAACGGCAACCTCAAGTTCATCACCCATACCGATCGCGGCCCCAATGGCGAACCTGCGGGCATTAACCGTCCCTTCCTGTTACCCGATTTTGTGCCAGAACTGGTCCGGTTTGAGCTGAACCGGACCACTGGACAGATCACCATCACTGAACGAATTCAACTGCAATCGGCTCCAGGTGTGTTCCTCTCCGGTCTACCCAATACAGCCCTCAGTTCCAATACCAACCAGCCTTACAACGATGAAGTACCAGTGGACCTGTCTGGCAATGTTCTGCGGCGGGATCCCTTAGGGGCAGATCTGGAGGGGATTGTTGTGGCTCCCGATGGCAGCTTCTGGATGGTGGATGAGTACCGTCCAGCCATTTATCAGTTTGATGCTCAGGGTGTGCTGATTGAACGGTTTGTGCCGATTGGCACAGCAGCAGCGGCGGGTGAACCGGCAGGAACCTTTGGCACTGAAGTATTGCCCGCAGTGCTGGCTCAGCGCCGGCAAAACCGGGGGTTTGAAGCCGTGGCCTACCAGGATGGGAAGGTCTATGCCTTTGTTCAAAGCCCAATCCGTAACCCGGACACACTCAGTAACGCTGTCCTGAATGGCTTACAGAATATCCGGATTGTCGAGTTTGACCCGGTGACCCGGGCAACGCGCCAGTTCCTTTACATTATGGATAATCCCCCAGCCGTCAGTGCCACTGACACACGAGCCGACAAAATTGGGGATGCTGTTGCCATTGGCAATGGGGAATTTCTGGTAGTGGAGCGCGACGATGACGCGATTGATAGTGATCCGCTGGCCCAGATTCAGAAGAAAGTCTACCGCTTTAGCTTGCAGGGGGCGACGGATATTTCCACTCTGCCCAACCTGATCAATGGCAAGAGTGTGGATCAGATGACGCGAGCAGAACTGGCTGCCGCCGGGGTGACTCCCATTCTCAAGACCTTGCATGTGGATCTGGCAACTGCTGGTTACAACACGGTCGAAAAGGTGGAGGGACTGACCCTGATTGACCGCAATACGATCGCGGTACTGAATGATAACGACTTCACCGTTGCCGGAATTACCATCGATCCAACCACCGGCACGTTCACGCCCGACCCCGATCCAGAAAAATCAGTCTTGGGGTTGATTACTCTGCAAAACAATGGGTTGGATGCCAGCGATCGCGACGGTCCCAACAACACAGGTCGCATTAATATCCAACCCTGGCCCGTATTTGGCATGTACCAGCCGGATGCGATCGCTTCCTTCACCATCAACGGTCAAACTTATTTGATTACCGCGAATGAAGGAGATGCCCGTGACTACACAGGTTTCAGTGAAGAAATCCGGGTGGGCAGTAATAATTATCGATTGGATCCAGCCGCTTTCCCCAATGGCTCTGCCCTGAAAAACAATGCTGCCCTCGGTCGTTTAACTGTTACAACTACCCTGGGTGACCGGGACGGCGACAGCGATTTTGATCAAATCTATGCCTTTGGTGCCCGCTCTTTTTCCATCTGGACCTCTCAAGGAAATCTGGTTTATGACAGTGGCGATCGGCTGGAGCAATTAACTGCCGCGCTTGTTCCAGCTCAGTTTAACTCCGATGGTACCCCTGCCAGCTTTGACACCCGCAGTGATAACAAAGGACCGGAACCGGAAGGGGTTGCTGTTGGTGTGATCGACGGGCGTACCTATGCCTTTATTGGACTGGAGCGCACGGGTGGCGTCATGGTATTTGATGTCTCCAATCCCACCAGTCCCACCTTTGTGCAATATGCCCTTACCCCTGGAGATATTGCCCCTGAAGGGCTAACCTTTGTTTCGTCTGAAAATAGTCCTACAGGTCAACCTCTGCTGATTGTCAACAACGAGGTCAGTAAAACCACAACTTTCTACGGAATTACAACCCAAAGTGGGCAGGGTTTCAAACCTGTCATCACAGGAACAGACCGCAATGATGTGCTCAGGGGTGGAACTGCTGGCGAAATTTTCTACGGACTGGCAGGCAATGACATCATCCTGGCTGGTGCAGGCAATAACAACCTCTATGGTGGAGATGGCAACGATCTGCTCCAGAGTGGCTCCGGCAATGACATTGTGAACGGAGGGAATGGCAATGATGTTATAGAAGCTGGTGACGGTAATAACCTGATCTACGGTGGAGCTGGCAATGACATCATCAGAACCGGTTCTGGAAATGATGTGATCTATGGTGGGGATGGAAATGACACCATCTTTGCCGGTGATGGCAACAACCTGATTTTGGGCGGCAATGGTAACGATACCATCTACACAGGGTCTGGCAACAACTCCATTGATGCCGGTACCGGAAATGACATCATCTGGCTGGGAAGCGGTAATAACACCGTTGTTCTGGCACAGGGGAATGGGACCGATACCCTCTTCAACTTCCGGCTGAACCGAACCACCCTTGTCCTCAAAGGAGGATTGAGTGTTTCGGATTTGAGCATCCGTCGATTCCTGGGCGGTACTTTAATCCGAGTGACTGCCACTGGAGAGGATCTGGCATATCTGGCAGGTGTCAGAATTGATGACATCAGCCAGATCAACTTCACCAGGATCTGA
- a CDS encoding TIR domain-containing protein, whose translation MNRGTVSSNTSPASQIPETSPNDVFISYSRKDKEFVQQLDAAFRSLGRDPWIDWDDIQPSEDWWQAIETGIEGADTFLFVLSPDSIASQVCQQEIEHAVRHNKRLLPLVWREGFSPQQVHPALSRHNWLFFRQEEDFSQAFQRLVKTLDTDLNHVRAHTRLLVRAIEWERKACNESFLLRGTDLEEAEDWLGQSSGKDPQPTSLQQQYIAASRKFETAHQKAEMRRQRLFTTGIGVFALLAMAAAATAFTQWQLADRLSRQNRALVEKNSRLANLPSQYQGILEEQVSFLRTRINQAAWAGRSAKSLLVEIKQSEAISAPQRAALEKIARNLMEEWMQAKPEIFAPPFNLQRLEELTTGIRLEQSRLLVEWLKLNNGYHKYHKSQIDDFEIVRVSGNQMVCEAEEIEDMTLYFNGRQSPTEQGSKRQIRYVMEKVGDRWKLSETQIINPGN comes from the coding sequence ATGAACAGAGGGACTGTTTCCAGCAACACCTCACCTGCCAGTCAAATTCCAGAGACCTCTCCTAATGATGTTTTCATCTCCTATTCTCGTAAGGATAAGGAGTTTGTTCAACAACTGGATGCCGCCTTTCGCAGTCTGGGGCGTGACCCCTGGATTGATTGGGATGACATTCAACCCTCCGAAGATTGGTGGCAGGCAATTGAAACTGGCATTGAAGGGGCAGATACCTTTCTATTTGTCCTCAGTCCGGACTCGATCGCATCCCAGGTCTGCCAGCAGGAGATAGAACATGCCGTCAGACACAACAAACGCCTGTTACCCCTCGTCTGGCGAGAAGGGTTTTCTCCCCAGCAGGTTCACCCTGCCCTCAGCCGCCACAACTGGTTATTCTTCCGGCAGGAGGAGGACTTTAGCCAGGCATTTCAACGGCTGGTCAAGACCCTGGACACCGACCTGAACCATGTGCGTGCCCATACCCGCCTGCTGGTTCGGGCGATCGAATGGGAGAGGAAAGCCTGCAACGAGAGTTTCTTATTGCGGGGCACGGATCTGGAAGAGGCGGAAGACTGGCTGGGACAGAGTTCTGGCAAAGACCCACAGCCTACCTCACTTCAGCAACAATACATTGCAGCCAGTCGCAAGTTTGAAACGGCTCATCAGAAAGCCGAAATGAGGCGGCAACGACTGTTTACAACCGGCATTGGTGTGTTTGCCCTGCTGGCGATGGCAGCCGCAGCCACGGCTTTTACCCAATGGCAACTGGCAGACAGGCTTTCCCGCCAGAATCGGGCATTGGTTGAAAAAAATAGTCGGCTGGCAAACCTGCCCAGTCAGTACCAGGGTATTTTGGAAGAACAGGTCAGCTTTTTGAGGACACGCATTAATCAGGCGGCATGGGCGGGCAGATCGGCAAAGTCGTTGCTGGTAGAGATTAAGCAGTCTGAGGCGATATCAGCCCCCCAACGGGCGGCTCTGGAAAAAATCGCCAGAAATCTGATGGAAGAGTGGATGCAGGCAAAGCCGGAGATTTTTGCGCCGCCTTTTAATCTTCAACGATTGGAGGAACTGACTACCGGGATTCGGCTGGAGCAATCGCGGCTGCTGGTGGAATGGCTGAAGCTTAACAATGGCTACCACAAGTACCACAAATCTCAGATTGATGATTTTGAGATTGTTCGTGTCAGCGGTAATCAAATGGTTTGCGAAGCAGAGGAAATTGAGGACATGACCCTCTATTTCAATGGCAGGCAAAGCCCAACTGAGCAGGGCAGCAAACGCCAGATCCGCTATGTCATGGAGAAGGTTGGCGATCGCTGGAAACTCTCGGAGACCCAGATCATCAACCCGGGGAACTGA
- a CDS encoding TIGR03279 family radical SAM protein — protein sequence MSEASIRPALITAVMPDSIAAEIGFEVGDRLVSINGQRPRDLIDYQFLCADEVLELEVLDSQGRPHQIEIEKDYDEDLGLEFDTALFDGLIQCNNRCPFCFIDQQPLGKRETLYLKDDDYRLSFLYGSYLTLTNLSPKEWERIEQMRLSPLYVSVHATEPDVRIRLLKNPRAGKILEQLGWFQERRLQVHAQVVLCPGINDGEHLTQTLLDLAQFHQENVPAVASVAVVPVGLTRFRPPEDELVPVSREKAQEVIAQVQALQVKFRQQYGSTVVWLADEWFLLAGQELPPESHYEDYPQIGNGVGSIRLFLKQFQKAARKLPKRLKTPHQFTWVLGNAVELAFQPILQRLNQVQGLEVRMVAIASDYWGQTMTVTGLLTGQDILHALKGKNLGDGILLPSLMLKQGDTRFLDDMTVEELSCQLGTPLIPISGVEELIKRINAVASC from the coding sequence ATGAGTGAAGCGTCCATTCGGCCTGCGCTGATTACGGCAGTAATGCCCGACTCCATCGCAGCAGAGATTGGGTTTGAGGTGGGCGATCGCCTGGTTTCGATCAACGGTCAGCGCCCCCGCGACTTGATTGACTACCAGTTCCTCTGTGCCGATGAAGTGCTGGAACTGGAGGTGCTGGACAGCCAGGGCAGGCCTCACCAGATCGAAATTGAAAAGGACTATGACGAAGACCTGGGACTGGAGTTTGACACCGCTTTGTTTGATGGGTTAATCCAGTGCAACAACCGCTGCCCCTTCTGTTTCATTGACCAGCAACCCCTTGGCAAACGGGAAACCCTGTATCTGAAAGATGACGACTACCGCCTCAGCTTTCTCTACGGCAGTTATCTGACCCTGACCAACCTCAGTCCAAAGGAGTGGGAGCGGATTGAACAGATGCGCCTATCGCCTCTCTACGTCTCGGTTCACGCTACGGAACCAGACGTTCGCATCCGTCTGCTCAAAAATCCCCGTGCCGGGAAGATTCTGGAACAGTTGGGCTGGTTTCAGGAGCGGCGGTTACAGGTCCATGCCCAGGTGGTTCTCTGCCCTGGAATAAATGATGGTGAACACCTGACCCAAACTTTGCTCGATCTGGCACAGTTCCATCAGGAAAACGTGCCAGCGGTGGCATCGGTTGCCGTTGTGCCTGTGGGACTGACCCGCTTTCGTCCGCCTGAGGATGAACTGGTACCCGTAAGTCGGGAAAAGGCGCAGGAAGTGATTGCCCAGGTCCAGGCATTACAGGTTAAGTTTCGGCAGCAGTACGGCTCCACGGTGGTCTGGTTAGCCGACGAGTGGTTTCTGCTGGCAGGACAGGAGTTGCCCCCAGAGTCCCACTATGAGGATTACCCCCAGATTGGGAATGGGGTGGGGTCAATTCGGCTGTTTCTGAAGCAGTTTCAGAAGGCTGCCCGCAAGTTACCAAAGCGTTTGAAAACCCCGCACCAGTTTACCTGGGTGCTTGGGAATGCTGTAGAGCTTGCCTTTCAACCAATCTTGCAGCGGTTGAACCAGGTGCAGGGGTTAGAGGTCAGGATGGTGGCGATCGCCAGTGACTACTGGGGACAAACCATGACCGTAACAGGTTTATTGACCGGGCAGGACATTCTTCATGCCCTGAAGGGCAAGAACCTGGGGGATGGCATTCTGCTTCCTTCTCTGATGCTGAAACAGGGGGATACCCGTTTTTTGGATGACATGACCGTTGAGGAACTTTCCTGCCAGTTAGGCACACCCCTTATTCCCATCAGTGGGGTGGAGGAGTTAATCAAGCGGATCAACGCAGTGGCATCCTGCTGA
- a CDS encoding single-stranded DNA-binding protein yields the protein MSSVGLNKWIVSGNLAADAEIKTVDLKTGEKAKVAKATMYVRKPRSRDESFTVQLSIWETSTAWRKLPYLTKGSLIICTGSVEPSPFISTSDNKPKAGLRMNVVDIDLDNVRTAEEEEEAAQNEPANGSAEKAAPAVPASGSTNSAPNAGQGISSGSGTPATSGTNGGQTSNPTNGKTTKARSATTESQSSGTKEPTKA from the coding sequence ATGTCAAGCGTTGGATTAAATAAATGGATTGTCAGCGGTAATCTGGCAGCAGATGCGGAGATCAAGACCGTTGATCTGAAAACTGGAGAAAAGGCAAAGGTGGCGAAAGCGACTATGTATGTCCGTAAGCCACGCAGCCGGGATGAGTCGTTTACCGTTCAGTTAAGCATCTGGGAAACCTCTACGGCATGGCGCAAATTACCTTACCTGACTAAGGGTTCCCTGATTATCTGCACGGGCAGTGTGGAACCCAGTCCTTTCATTTCTACCAGCGACAACAAGCCAAAGGCTGGTTTGAGAATGAATGTCGTAGACATTGATCTCGACAATGTTCGGACAGCAGAGGAAGAGGAAGAGGCTGCCCAGAATGAGCCAGCGAATGGATCTGCTGAGAAGGCAGCACCAGCGGTTCCGGCGTCGGGTTCCACTAACAGTGCACCGAACGCTGGACAGGGCATCAGTTCTGGGAGCGGAACACCAGCAACCAGTGGGACCAATGGCGGGCAAACATCAAACCCCACCAATGGCAAAACCACCAAAGCCAGAAGCGCTACTACAGAATCTCAGTCATCTGGAACTAAAGAACCCACAAAAGCGTGA
- the thrC gene encoding threonine synthase yields the protein MAVTLSASHTFPTDPHLPSTSTSQGWCGLIEAYRQYLPVSEQTPVITLKEGNTPLIPVPAIAEQIGKQVQVFVKFDGLNPTGSFKDRGMTMAISKAKEAGAQAVICASTGNTSASAAAYAGRAGMRAFVLIPDGYVALGKLAQALLYGAEVLAIKGNFDQALDIVREMSASYPVTLVNSVNPYRLQGQKTAAFEVVDVLGDAPDWLCIPVGNAGNITAYWMGFCEYHQEQRCSKLPRMMGFQAAGAAPLLLGKAVEHPETLATAIRIGNPANWERAIAVQEASQGKFTAVTDEEILDAYRLLASREGIFCEPASAASVAGLLKVRDQVPDQATIVCVLTGNGLKDPDCAIKHSQSHFKQGIAPDLKSVAQAMGF from the coding sequence GTGGCTGTAACTTTATCTGCTTCCCATACCTTTCCCACCGACCCCCATCTGCCTTCAACCTCTACTTCCCAAGGCTGGTGTGGATTAATTGAAGCTTACCGGCAATATTTGCCCGTAAGTGAGCAAACTCCGGTCATTACGCTAAAGGAGGGGAATACTCCTCTGATCCCGGTTCCTGCGATCGCTGAGCAAATTGGCAAACAAGTGCAGGTATTTGTCAAATTCGATGGCCTGAACCCCACGGGCAGTTTCAAGGACCGGGGGATGACAATGGCAATTTCAAAGGCAAAGGAAGCCGGAGCACAAGCCGTCATTTGTGCCAGTACAGGGAATACTTCTGCATCTGCCGCTGCCTATGCTGGGCGGGCCGGGATGCGTGCCTTTGTGCTGATCCCGGATGGCTACGTTGCACTGGGTAAGCTGGCGCAGGCGTTGCTCTATGGGGCGGAAGTGCTGGCAATCAAGGGCAACTTCGACCAGGCCCTGGATATTGTGCGGGAAATGTCTGCCAGCTATCCCGTGACCTTAGTGAATTCCGTTAATCCTTATCGCCTTCAGGGGCAGAAGACGGCAGCTTTTGAAGTAGTCGATGTGCTGGGCGATGCACCTGATTGGCTCTGCATTCCTGTTGGCAATGCGGGCAACATTACTGCTTACTGGATGGGCTTTTGCGAGTATCACCAGGAACAACGATGCAGCAAGTTACCGCGCATGATGGGGTTTCAAGCCGCCGGAGCTGCCCCCCTGCTATTGGGTAAGGCCGTCGAGCATCCCGAAACCCTGGCAACTGCCATCCGAATTGGGAATCCGGCAAACTGGGAGCGGGCGATCGCCGTTCAGGAAGCCAGTCAGGGTAAATTCACCGCGGTCACTGACGAAGAAATTCTGGATGCCTACCGCCTCCTGGCATCCCGTGAAGGAATTTTCTGTGAACCCGCCAGTGCCGCCTCGGTCGCCGGGCTGTTGAAAGTTAGAGATCAGGTTCCCGATCAGGCAACCATCGTCTGTGTCCTGACTGGTAACGGACTGAAAGACCCGGACTGCGCCATCAAACACAGTCAGAGCCATTTCAAGCAGGGAATTGCACCCGATTTGAAGTCCGTTGCCCAGGCAATGGGGTTTTGA
- the fabI gene encoding enoyl-ACP reductase FabI, producing the protein MLNLTGKNALVTGIANNRSIAWGIAQQLHKAGANIGITYLPDEERRVKKIADLVEPVQPSLFLPCNVQDDAQIQSTFDAVRDKWGRLDILIHCLAFANKEDLVGSFANTSRAGFAAALDISAYSLIKLCSVAQPLMTEGGSVVTLTYLGGVKVIPNYNVMGIAKAALEMNVRYLASELGPQNIRVNAISAGPIRTLASSAVGGILDMIHHVEQVAPLRRTVTQIEVGNTAAFLCSDLSSGITGQVIYVDAGYEIMGMSESKGETER; encoded by the coding sequence ATGTTGAATTTGACTGGAAAAAACGCCCTGGTGACTGGTATTGCCAACAATCGTTCGATCGCCTGGGGCATTGCCCAACAACTCCACAAAGCTGGGGCAAATATTGGAATTACTTATCTGCCCGATGAAGAACGTCGCGTCAAAAAGATCGCAGATCTGGTAGAGCCAGTACAGCCATCCCTGTTTCTTCCCTGTAATGTTCAGGATGATGCCCAGATTCAATCAACCTTCGATGCTGTCAGAGATAAATGGGGCAGGCTCGACATCCTGATTCATTGCCTCGCATTTGCTAACAAAGAAGATCTGGTTGGTAGCTTTGCCAATACCTCCCGTGCCGGATTTGCTGCCGCTCTGGACATCAGCGCCTATTCATTGATCAAACTATGTTCGGTAGCCCAACCGCTGATGACGGAAGGCGGCAGTGTGGTTACGCTGACTTACCTGGGGGGGGTAAAGGTTATCCCGAATTACAACGTGATGGGCATTGCAAAGGCTGCCCTGGAGATGAATGTACGTTACCTGGCATCAGAACTGGGTCCCCAAAATATCCGAGTCAATGCCATTTCTGCCGGTCCCATCCGCACCCTGGCATCCTCAGCCGTCGGCGGGATCCTTGACATGATCCACCATGTTGAGCAAGTTGCTCCCCTGCGTCGCACAGTGACCCAAATTGAAGTTGGCAACACGGCGGCGTTTTTGTGTAGCGATCTGTCCAGTGGGATCACGGGACAGGTCATCTATGTCGATGCAGGCTATGAAATTATGGGCATGAGTGAGAGTAAGGGAGAAACTGAGCGTTGA
- the ntcA gene encoding global nitrogen regulator NtcA, with amino-acid sequence MQDKPLASVFRQMGSGAFPPVVETFERGKTIFFPGDPAERVYFLLKGAVKLSRVYEAGEEITVALLRENSVFGVLSLITGHKSDRFYHAVAFTPVELLSVPIEQVEKALKDNPDLSMVFLRGLSSRILQTEMMIETLAHRDMGSRLVSFLLILCRDFGVPSSDGITIDLKLSHQAIAEAIGSTRVTVTRLLGDLRQDRMISIHKKKITVHNPVTLSQQFT; translated from the coding sequence ATGCAAGATAAACCGCTGGCATCGGTATTCCGCCAGATGGGAAGCGGGGCTTTCCCACCCGTTGTTGAAACGTTTGAACGGGGTAAGACGATTTTTTTTCCCGGAGACCCGGCAGAGCGCGTCTACTTTCTTCTTAAAGGGGCCGTCAAGCTATCCAGGGTTTATGAGGCTGGAGAAGAGATTACCGTAGCGTTACTGAGAGAGAATAGCGTTTTTGGTGTCCTTTCTTTAATTACCGGGCACAAGTCCGATCGCTTTTATCATGCTGTGGCGTTTACTCCAGTTGAACTGCTCTCTGTTCCGATTGAGCAAGTTGAAAAGGCGCTGAAGGACAATCCTGATTTATCGATGGTGTTTTTGCGCGGGTTATCATCACGGATTTTGCAGACTGAGATGATGATTGAAACCCTGGCTCACCGGGATATGGGTTCCCGGCTGGTCAGTTTTCTGTTGATTCTGTGCCGTGATTTTGGTGTTCCCAGCAGTGATGGGATCACCATTGATCTGAAGTTGTCCCACCAGGCGATCGCAGAGGCGATCGGCTCTACCCGTGTGACCGTCACCCGCCTGCTTGGGGATTTGCGCCAGGACAGGATGATCTCTATCCACAAGAAGAAAATTACCGTTCACAATCCGGTGACGTTGAGTCAGCAGTTTACGTGA